A region of the Corynebacterium endometrii genome:
AGACAACCTGTGAATAGGTTGCCAATTAATTTACCCTGTGAGAGAGGGCACATTCAATTAATGAGCAAAAGAGGGACACATATCTCAGCGCCGCAGGGGTAGCCATTGTTCTATAGTTTTTGCCTAGCGAGCCACCCAGACACGGCGTCAATAAAGCCCGTGGGGTTCTCAATGTGCGGCAAGTTCTTTGTGCCGGCGATCGTGGCGGGGGTGATCTCGGCGCGGACTCTCTTGCGCGCGCGGGTGAGCGCCGGGCCCCACAGCGCCTGGGCCGCATGGATGAACAGGACTGGTGCATCCACCCGTGCCCGCAGCCATTTTTGCGGCGTTACGGCGGTCAGCAGCCGGTTGTTCCAAATGATTCCGCGGGCGGAATGGGAGATGTTCGCCGCCTTGATGCGCAGCTCGAGCGCGGTATCAAAATCCTCGCCGCGGAATTGCTGGGAGGTATTCATGCGCAGGTGAATGGGGTAGAGGCGAGTGGCGGTATCACACCGCGTCAGTAGCCCTACCGGCATGCGGCACAGTGCCGCGCGCAGGAGGATCCATAGGAAATCCCACGGCTTGGCCAGCAGCGAGCGGCGCAGATCCACCGGGTGCATCCCGGAGATGGAGACCAGCCCCCGCACCCGCTCGGGGCGTTCCGAGGCCAGTGCCCACGCGACCACCGCGCCCGTGTCATCCCCAACCACCACAGCGTCGCTGTGGCCCAGGGCCTGGATGATGCCGGAGATGTCACCCGTGAGGACCCGCAAATCCTGGCCCAGATCTGTGGGCGGCTTGTCCGATAACCCGTAGCCGCGCAGGTCCACCGCCGCCACGTGGTAGCCCAGGGCGGCCAGCGGGGCGATGACCCGGCGGTACTCAAACCAGCCGCCGAAGGAACCGTGAATGAGCACGATGAGGGGATCATGCGGGTCGCCGGCCACCGCCGCGTGCAAACGGATGCCCCGGGTGTGGACGTATTCATGAGTGTACGGGCCCTCAAGCTCCACCACTGATGGCGGTAGATTGCCTACGGTCATTCACGTTTCCTTGGGTTAAAAGAGTTGTTGTCCGGGTTGAGATAAAAAGCCGCCCGAGCCACCGGGATTCAGGGTGGGGCTCGGGCGGGAGAGCTACGCGAGTTTTAAGGGGTGGGTTTAGGTGTACATTCCGCGGTTAGACTCGATGGACTTGGTGGCCTTGCCTGGAACCAAGCCCTTGAGTTCCTGAACGGACTCGATGGTCTTTTCTGGCTTCTTAACCTTCTTTACGTTCTTCACGCCAACGAGCGCCAAGATTCCGGCGAGTACCAGCATGATGAGGAAGACGATGAGGAACGCCGCCCAGCGGTCCAACCATACGGAGAGCAGTTCCGCAAGGAAGAAGAAAAAGAAGAAGGAGCTGTAAGCTGCGATAACTCCTGCGCCACTGAGGAGGCCGGCGCCAATGCCGCCCTTCTTAGCGGATGCTGCGAGCTCAGTCTTAGCGAGCTCCATTTCGGCACGCACGAGGGAAGAGATCTGCTCGGACGCGTTGGATACCAACCGGCCCACGGACGCCTCGCCGGAACGGGAGGTGTCAGAGTCGGTCAGGGGGATGGAGTTAACCTTCGGGGCGAATGATTCTGCGCCGTCAGTGTAGAGGCCGTCTTTGCTCACGGTGAATACCTTCCTGGCTTAATAAAAAGCTTTGTTTAAGTCTCGCGATTAATCCTTGCTCGCGCATAGGCGTCAAGGCATACATGGCTATCCTAATAGATATGTCAGGATTTGACCCGTTCGGCCAGCTATTCGGTGATTCGCGCCTTAGTCGCAGCGCGGAGGCGGCCGCGTCTGCAATCGCGCAAGTCCACCGCCGACCTGCGGCTTTACGCCAGTATGAGGTGATCTCATCGGAGTCTTTGCTGCGGGGCGCGCGCTCTGGATTAATTTTGGATGGTTTCGATCGTGACCTCTTTGGTGGGCGTTTAGAGTCCGGCGCGGTTACGGACGAATTAGCCCGCGCGGTGCGCATCGCGGGTGCCTTGGCCCCGGACCGGCATGCCACGACCGTGCGCACGTTCGCCCGGGCGCCGCTGCAAGTCATCGCCGGACTCGACGTGGCCGCCGGTGGTGACGGGACCCCGGCGGACCCGCAGCGCATGCAGGCCCTGGCGCAACTTATCGTCGCTACGGCCGCCGGGAAGTGCGGCGCCAACGCCGACCGAGGCCTGCCCGTCGTGGCCCACGCTGAAATCGTAGGGCGGACGCTGTGCGGCGCGCGCAGTGGGGGAATCGGGCGGATGGTGGCGCGGATCGCCGCGGTGACCACGGGCTTTGACCCCCGTGGGCTGGCGGTGCCGGAACCCTACCTGGTCCGTCACAAGGCGCGCTACGCGCAATGCCTGGAAGACTACGAAAAAGATCCGCTACCCCTTTTAATCCTCCTGTTTGAAGCCTGGGAGGCCGGCGCCCGAGAGGCGGAGGGGATTGCCAGAGCGCTGTAGAGGCGCGCCGGCGGCGGGGCTGTAGGCTGGGAACATAGATTGAGTGCCTAGAATAGGCGCACCAATAGTGGGGCCTAACGTGAGGAGGAGTCGTGACCGCGAACACGCAGTCGCTTCAGGACAAGCTTGCCGCCCGCGGGATTGAATGGGCGCAGATTGCCCTGCCGGCAGCGCTCAGGGCGGAGGATATGTGGGAATTCCCGGACGGCTGGGACCGGGTTCCCAAGGAGGTGCTAGGTCTTGCCGAGGGCCAGCCGGGCCCGGAGATCTTCGCCTCCACCACACCTTACGAGGGATTTTCTGCCAATGCCTGTGCGCAGGCCTTCCTGCTCCGCGGCGGCGTGGAGCTGCCCACGTTGCTCGACGGGGTCCACGACCAGCTCCCGCCGGATTCCACCACGCAGAACTTCGAGTCCCGGCAAATCAAGGCCACCCCGGCCGGCGTTACCACCCGCATGGTCTCGGTTTATTCCGCATCCCCGCACGGCGAGCCGCTTACCTGCACCGCGGAATCCCTCTATGACCTAGCGCCGCTGGGTGATGGTGAGCGGTACCTGCTTGTGCAGCGCACCGTGACCGCACGAGTGGACGATCCGGCGCCTTTGCCAACGTTTAAGGACGTACTGCAGGGTGCCTAACCTAGCCGGCTAGGACGGGCTTCGACCTGCCGCCGGGGCGCTGGGCCAGCCAAATGCCCCCGGCAACCAGGGCGGCGAGGCCCGCGACCACGGATGCGCCAATTCCCACCTCACGCGCGTTGGGCATGGTTAGCAGCGGGACCGGGTCCTTGAACGTGCGGATATCCCATCCGGCTTCAAGGGCCTTTTTCTTCATCGGCCGGTCGGGGTTGACCGCCACCGGGTTGCCCACCATTTCCAGCATGGGGATGTCCGTGGCCGAATCCGAGTATGCGTAGCTCGCGCTTAAATCTATGCCCTCTTCCCGCGCGATGCGGCTCATCGCCTCACCCTTGGCGGGGCCCTTGCAGTAGTGAAGGATCTCGCCGGTGAAGTGGCCGTCATGGGCCTCGAGCACGGTAGCCACCACCTTGTCCACGCCGAGTTCCTGGGCGATGAGCTCCACCAATATAGAGGCCGACGCGGAGATGATGACCACCTCATGGCCGGCGGCCTGGTGGAACTTGATGAGTTCGCGCGCCTCGGCGTAAATGGCCGGGGTGACCACCGTGTGCAGGGTTTCCGCGGCAATCTGGCGGACCTCATCGACGGACCAGCCCTTAACCAGGGCGGCCAGCTGATCGCGGGTGGCATCCATCTGATCGCTAGTTAGCCCGGAGAACATGTAGTTGGCCTTGGCCAAGGACATCTGCAGCGCCTCTGCCGGGGTGATGAGCCCGTTATGCATGAACTCCTTGCCAAAGGCGAAGGCGGAGGAGGTGGCAATGATGGTCTTGTCTAGGTCAAAGAACGCGGCAACACGAGTAGCCGGGCCGGCGTCCGGCGCGGTGCGTGGTGTGGCCTGCTGATTGTTCATTGCGTTCGAGTCTAGCCTTAAAAGTCCATGTTGGGTGAAACAGATGTGAAAATTGTTGTTTGGGGGATTGCCTACCCTGTATGTCGTAACGTAGCGGCCGTAAGTTACATTCCGCTGAATATCGGTTGAAGACAGGTTGGCATTTAGGGGCCCGCGCGGCGCGGGACCTTATTTCCATTGCGGATGGTTGAGCGGTCCATATCCCAGTTCGCGGGCCGTGTAAAGGGGTGGGTGGGGTTATCCACAGGCCCTAG
Encoded here:
- a CDS encoding oxidoreductase → MSGFDPFGQLFGDSRLSRSAEAAASAIAQVHRRPAALRQYEVISSESLLRGARSGLILDGFDRDLFGGRLESGAVTDELARAVRIAGALAPDRHATTVRTFARAPLQVIAGLDVAAGGDGTPADPQRMQALAQLIVATAAGKCGANADRGLPVVAHAEIVGRTLCGARSGGIGRMVARIAAVTTGFDPRGLAVPEPYLVRHKARYAQCLEDYEKDPLPLLILLFEAWEAGAREAEGIARAL
- a CDS encoding HAD family hydrolase, whose product is MNNQQATPRTAPDAGPATRVAAFFDLDKTIIATSSAFAFGKEFMHNGLITPAEALQMSLAKANYMFSGLTSDQMDATRDQLAALVKGWSVDEVRQIAAETLHTVVTPAIYAEARELIKFHQAAGHEVVIISASASILVELIAQELGVDKVVATVLEAHDGHFTGEILHYCKGPAKGEAMSRIAREEGIDLSASYAYSDSATDIPMLEMVGNPVAVNPDRPMKKKALEAGWDIRTFKDPVPLLTMPNAREVGIGASVVAGLAALVAGGIWLAQRPGGRSKPVLAG
- a CDS encoding alpha/beta fold hydrolase; this translates as MTVGNLPPSVVELEGPYTHEYVHTRGIRLHAAVAGDPHDPLIVLIHGSFGGWFEYRRVIAPLAALGYHVAAVDLRGYGLSDKPPTDLGQDLRVLTGDISGIIQALGHSDAVVVGDDTGAVVAWALASERPERVRGLVSISGMHPVDLRRSLLAKPWDFLWILLRAALCRMPVGLLTRCDTATRLYPIHLRMNTSQQFRGEDFDTALELRIKAANISHSARGIIWNNRLLTAVTPQKWLRARVDAPVLFIHAAQALWGPALTRARKRVRAEITPATIAGTKNLPHIENPTGFIDAVSGWLARQKL
- a CDS encoding phage holin family protein, with amino-acid sequence MSKDGLYTDGAESFAPKVNSIPLTDSDTSRSGEASVGRLVSNASEQISSLVRAEMELAKTELAASAKKGGIGAGLLSGAGVIAAYSSFFFFFFLAELLSVWLDRWAAFLIVFLIMLVLAGILALVGVKNVKKVKKPEKTIESVQELKGLVPGKATKSIESNRGMYT